Genomic segment of Malus domestica chromosome 15, GDT2T_hap1:
TTTAGCGATGTCTATAGTTTTGGTGTGATACTTCTGCAGCTTGTTTCTTCTCGGCCAGTGGTTGATTCAACCGAGCACCGCCCCAATCAACATATCTTTGACTGGGTAAACATTTCAATTAttgcttttctttcttctatAGAAGCAATATGTATTTGACTCTTAACTAATTTAAAATGCATAGAGGGTAATTATAAGGTACTTTAAAATCCTTCTTActgttgtgccttggcccgttcGTTAGTGCGGAAAtgagattcagattacaacctcaccaaatcacactcagttgaacagaataaaatacaagaaataaagacaccgagaaatttacgaggttcggcaaaaacctACCTACGTCCCTAGAAAGATATTGCTCTTCATtatgagaataacagtacaagtacacataagttaaatcgacataacccaatcccaaatcccttgtacacccactcatagaattttccaaaaGCCTTactctaccccaagagttcattcactagaatacttttcactctagctctcttgattttctctcaacccatgttcaacctttcccatgggagagccgaatgctctctccACCTTGGATGATTTCCTGATGCAAACCTTCTCCCTCGACAAGCACacataatgcaagcatttcctTGTATTAAATAAAGGCCAAGCCATCATCACATTTCTTCATAATCATTAAAGCAAAAGCAGCCacctttttctattttcttacaAGCATCATCATTGTGTCTTTACTCATGATGATGTCCACCAAACTTTTCTTTGTTTAGCTTACTAGCCGAAAGACATTTGGCTTGTTGTccacttttgcttttactttgcagcACTTGTCTGCAACTTTCATGCAGCCCACACTAtgtgatatttccatcgaaagcAAACATAGGTCACTTCATTGTTGCCAGCTCAAAATATGAACCAATCACAACAATCTCTACCTTGGTGAATACACCATGTAAAAATCCTTGCATCCATTGCCAAAGCCTCCATTGGCCTTATGTACCAGCATACACACCATGAATCAACCTCATTGGTCCTGTTTCGATTCAGTTACTGCTAATGCATGTGTAGCTGCTGCAAGCTAAAATTCACCATTTAGCTTCAGATAGGATCTCGACACACCCTCGTCTCTTCCAACAGGTTTTCCTCATCTTCATTGTCTGCAACCTGGAAACTCGTCAGCGCGCCCGTTTCCAGCAACAACCTATCGAGCCAGACAAAATTCCCACACTTCCTCCTACCCCAGGACCATCTCATCACCTGTGAATCCCATAGCTCCACCTGCTGCAAAACCCCTGCAACACTTGAGAATAAACATCACCAGGAGAATTGTTGCTTCGAGTACCTAGAGGGCATACTCGAAGCCTTATGCCACAAACTTGCTACAACCCGGCCTTGCACCGTAGCACTGTGGACCCTTTCCTCCGGAACTGGATCTGAACCTGTTGTCTCTCTCAGATcctctttccaattttcttccaCGATTCCAACCTTGAATAGCTTAAGCAGTCTCATGCCTACCATCATCCATGGTCTCCTTTGTGTATCATTCCACACCAAAGAAGCTTGCACCTGCTCCAAACTTACTGTATCTTTCCATGCAGTAAAGTTTCATAAGGTTCTCGTACGAATCTGAAAGAAAGGTAAGAAGACAGAggcatttttcttcttcctcaacaccAACTTTCGCAGTTGATCCAAGCATCCCTGAACACGGCTTCCATTTCTTCAAGCTTCCATTACTCTCATTTACCAAGAGTAAAACCGCCTCTCCCATTAAACtactcaactaaaaatttcatgGTGAACAACAAATCTGGACCTCCAACGAACCAAGCACCCAacgatgctctgataccaattgctGTGCCTTAGCCCGTTCGTTAGTGCAGAAAtgagattcagattacaacctcaccaaatcacattcagttgaacagaataaaatataagaaataaagacaccaagaaatttacgaggttcggcaaaaacctgcctacgtccccagagagatattgctcttcactatgagaataacagtacaagtacacatgagttaaatcgacataacccaatcccaaatcccttgtacacccactcatagaattttccaaaaacctcactctaccccaagagttcattcactagaatacttttcactctagctctcttgattttctctcaacccatgttcaacctttcccatgggagagccgaatgctctctccACCTTGGATGCTTTCCTGATGCCAACCTTCTCCCTCGGCAAGCACacataatgcaagcatttcctTGCATTAAATAAAGGTCAAGCCATCATCACATTTCTTCATAATCATTAAAGCAAAAGCAACCacctttttctattttcttacaAGCATCATCATTGTGTCTTTACTCATGATGATGTCCACCAAACTTTTCTTTGTTTAGCTTACTAGCCGAAAGGCATTTGGCTTGTTGTccacttttgcttttactttgcagcACTTGTCTACAACTTTCATGCAGCCCACACCAtgtgatatttccatcgaaagcAAACACAGGTCACTTCATTGTTGCCAGCTCAAAAtatgagccaatcacaacacttaaCCCTAATAGAGTAAACCAACAAGCTTTTTCGCTTATTGCACTAATAGTAATAGTGATTGCAAAAGAGTTTGCCTTTGGTTTTTGAGTTCTAGTGAACTGTTTTTCTTGAATGCAGGCAAAACCAAGCTTAGAGCGAGGCCGCATTGaggagattttagatgcaaatctTTTGACAGAGCCATGCAACACAGAGATGATGCTAAATATGGGGAAACTTGGCCTAAGATGTGCTGTGAAAGTGCCCAAAAACCGCCCTACAATGTCGATGGTGTGGCAAGAACTCGAAGCGGCCCTCTACTGTGCGAACAATTTCATTAGCAAACATCCTTCAAGGGGATCTCGAAGATCAGCTGGTACATCCCGCCGACCATCAGATATAGGGCTTAGAAGATCGATGGACTACGACCAGTCTCAAAACTCGGTGAGCATAGATGACATTGGATTCCAGAGGTTTCATGTCGACATAAATAGCATCTCCTTACGGAGCACAAGCTTAGGGTGTTTGGAGTTGGACGATAGCAGCATCATCGTCGACATCGAAAATTTGGAAGATATACATGAGGAATCTGTTAGAGAAAAAGAATTGAACATGTAATACATCTTTCTTCTGTGTGTGCATAATATATGAGTTTTCTAAATTGTGATATATTATCATTTCTTTAAAGAAGCACAGTACTTTTTCTATAAAGAAATTATCAACTTTTTAAACCATATTTGCAAATCATATGATGTGTttttaataagaaataagcatgttaatcaacatttaaatatTGATCCAATCATTAACAACCACGTCATTTAGTTTAAATATATGGTTTCCCTAACATCACCCTTTTACATATCACAATATTACAATACGTGACATACAAGAAAACTTATTAACATAAAACAACAGCAGCACCTCGGGAGACAAACGTGCACTAGTAGCAAAACCAAGTGTTCATGAAAAAGGTTGGAACCATTGATTAATTGGTTTATTGACCTAAACCAAATGTCCAATTGATTGAACGGATAGTTTATATTTAGAATCAAGTTTCTTCTCCATTCCATGTAAAGTTATTTACGATTTGTTGCATTTTAAGGATCATGTAAAAAAGTTAatttgtaaagaaaaaaaaatcctcaaataaaaaaagaaaaattacatattgttcccaaaacaaaaaacaacataTTAAGTTCCTAACGTTCTCAAATCCTATAACATGAATCAATTCTTAAAATTACCTATCATGCTCAAAATCCTATACGCATCCTTTCCAAATCAGACATCGGCATCAATGCGAATGCAGCAAGATCATTTTAGGATGAGTTGCTACTTTCGTTGTCAGCTTCGTTTGCATCTCCACAGCTTGCTATAAGGTTATCATACATTTTCATTGCACTGTTTGAATACTCAACCAGGGATTCGAAAACCGTTGAAAACCCCGTCTGAATCTACCCACAGGAATATAAGTTATCGCCTTCTTCTTGTCTAGCTTCTTCTTCAACTGCTCCGTCATATCAGTCAAGGACTCAAGCCTATTCCTCTTATTCAGTTTTTTCAACTCTTCGTCAATCTTTGTCTTTAGTCGATGCTCCTTTCTTTGTCGATCCACCAGTGCTTGGACATCCTTCCCAAACTCTTTCATGGCACAAGTGACTGCTTCATCTGGAAGGTTATTCAGGCAAGCTAACCATTTCTTATATAGTGAAGACTTGTCGGGGGAGCCGGATCCATTTTCAGCGCCAGCAAACTTGAATATCCCACCATCAAGAGCTTTGGCGTACGCCTTCTGCGAAGATACATACGAAGCAAAGCAAGAGCACCACTTTTGAAGTTCAACTTCAAGATTAGAAGTGGCATATTGGTGTAAGTTATTGCATGACATTCCATCAGATGGAGAGTTGAGACATTTCACTTGAGACATGATTCTCTTTTGCATCTCATGAGCTTCCAACATTATCTGCGAATTTGTCATTAGGCTGCAAAAATCGAGAAAGTGATCGTTAGAACACAATTAAAAAATAGGgagctttaacgaaaagctcccggtattaTTCAccttaacgaaaaaccatatttttacactaaaaagtcaatccttgtattattcactttaccctttattttgtccttatcgttaaaacccaaaattttcaagccattttcattaactttccttaaaaaatatTCAGATGTCTAATGCACATTTAAAATAAGATTGTAGCATTTATCTTACCCTGGAAACAACTTAACAAGTTCTGCCTGCAACTCATCTCTGAGCTTGTGGATTTTCTTGGAGTTATACTTGATATCTGTATTAGGAATTTGAAATTTTGCTTTCCAAGTACGTTATTTTCACTCCAATTCTGTCCTTTTTCTTGAGCACATCTCCTTCTCCTCTTTGCTTTTGCAGTTGGCCGcatcttttcttggttgttTCCACAATCTGAATATAAAACTAAAGATGATTTGATAAAAATTGTTGTGAAACtcgaaaaattgaataaaagatCAAGCTTTAGCAAAGAAATTTCAGAAACTGAACGAAAAAAAGCAATTGTCAGATTGATTTACCTTCACCTCCTCAGACAGCTTTTTCTCCGCATCATATAGGCTCGTAAGTGTTGACGAATGGCCCCCAAGCAACGCTTTCCATGGTCATCGACGAGGCCACTATTGAAATAAGTGCATGTTGAAGAACTTCTGGAGCTAGATCTCAACAGAATTTTGGAGGAGAACCTAGATGAGGCGGAGCGGCTCACAGTCATTGAACGGACAAACTTTTCCGATTTTTGTGCACCCAAAATCTTAGATACATTGACGTTAGAGCTATATTAAAGAATAAAATCAAATGTGGACGATATGaattgcacacacacacacacacacaaaaggtATTATTATGTATACGCATAATATATGTGTCATTTGTTCTAGTTATAAACTAGATAGTAAAATAGAGTAGCTGAGAAcgtaaaatattaaaaaaaaatatcaaaattacaAAGTGGATTTTTCgaggaaagaaggaaaaaaacaccaaaaattaaaagcaCCTTTAATCTCCTTCGAGGTAGATTGTGCTTGAACCATGTTGGTTTCAAGCATCTTGGAAACCTCCATACCAGAATAATAAGCTTCAAAGAAATACTTCTCAACAACTTTTAGTGCTTCCAATAATTCCATTGTCCCTTCTCCCTCCCCTTGATTCAAATTACTCGAATCTTCCTCCTTTTCACTACTTATTACCATCTCTCTCCCCTCACCATCAGAATCTCTTTGTACTGATGAGGCCACCGACGGAGCCACCATCACCCTACAAACTACTTCCCCATCAGTCCCGGCCTCGTCCTCTTCTCCGTCAACCTCTACAGTGCTCATCGAAATTTCGGAATCCAGAAACGTTGAGCCAATTTTTTGAGGATGAACATTTGCTAACATCCCTACAGCATGTCCCACCGCCAAGAGCGAATGGATGTATTTGCACCGTGCGTCTGCGAACGCAGACCTTCTGTCTAGGGCTAACTCTAGCTGGcgttttctctctctacaaagcCGTACCTGATCGTTAACATCCACCACTTTGGACTTAGATTTGGAAGGAATACCACCCATGTCTCTGTTTCCTCTGAATTTGCAGGGTTTTGGTTTGCTTAGGAAGATTTGTACGGACTTCTGAAGATCAAtgtgttgtgtttttttttttttttttttttttggtttgttcaTAGAGAGAGTTATGTATACTAGTAGTAAAAAACTCCTTGTTGGAAGGGGTAATTTAAAAACTTAATGTTTTGTAATCTAATCCCACGAGTAAGAGGAAGAAAAtatcaatttaataattttGATTAGGCAAGTTCGTCATGTACTTAGCCGTTTTCTACATGTTTGAAACTGGGAAACCTCTTTTCATATTCAAAACGGAAAAtagctttccttttttttttctcttgtaaTTCTCCTTTCTTGGGCCTAAAGTTAGAACATTCTAGAGGTCGAACATTCAAACACGTTAAGGGAAATTTGTTCCCATGTTATATTTGAAGGGAAATTTGCCATCTTATCCGGCTTACGGAATCATGTAATAACGGAGATGGATGAAAGATTTGTGTGTATTacttgatcattgtgtgtaattatatttatttttttatcatgtGATTTGTGTCTATTTGCAATTCTCTTATCACGTGATTTATGTTTATGTTTCTCATCACATGACTGGTACGACTaataaacatttttcaaaataaaaacatgtCCAAAAATCTCGACATTTGGAGTCGCATTTTGCTTCTCATATTAGCACTCAGGGTTTAACTAAGAgggaggaggattctctccccttctctcATCTCCTATTTGAACAATCAcagttaagccacatcaacatcttatattgatatttttttttttttgcttaattATGGCAGTTTTGTTCGCTTTCTAGTACACAAGTACAAACCGCACTCATTATTGATTAAGGTAGTTTATAATATCAAATTGTCAGAAGAAACTCAAAATGATTATAATTTGGATGGTAATGTTTTGAACAATAGATATTATTTACACTCAACAGATGAAATgcgctaagcctcacaatggattagcaataatgtggttcaaattcgtctttgacgatATTCAAATCTAAgacatttcacttacaaatgaaaaaaattatcaCTATATCATAATACTAAGTGATTAATTTGTATGGTAATGTTAATAAATCATTGGTGAACTGGTTGGTGAAAGATGATCTGGCACAGCGGTAAAAGGAACTTTTGGAAATCTTAACCTGGTTTTAGCATCTCCCAATAATGATTAATTACTAACTTAATTATGTATTAAAGATGGACCAAACATCACATAATTATAGACCACTTCAGAAACCGGAAAACTTATGAGCTGCTGCTGCCCAGATATTGCGTACCAAAAAGTTCTCTCCCTAGCTTTTGTATGTATATTCCTTTGTCAACGGCAAATGTTTTGGTTCCTGATTTGGTAATTGGATTCTTGGGTTTTGACCACAACCAAAAGAAaagccaaaagcccaaaagctgACAAGTGATTCTTGGAAAT
This window contains:
- the LOC103401081 gene encoding probable serine/threonine-protein kinase PBL12 translates to MYTSYYCWIVTGIGAKGGKALIYEYVPYGSLLDYFMGRKWRSLTWRQRVNIAIGAAKGIAHLHEGVNPNIIHRDIKLSNILIGDEFEAKVSDFGLVRSGPTGDQSHISSQIKGTPGYLDHAYCSSFHLTPFSDVYSFGVILLQLVSSRPVVDSTEHRPNQHIFDWAKPSLERGRIEEILDANLLTEPCNTEMMLNMGKLGLRCAVKVPKNRPTMSMVWQELEAALYCANNFISKHPSRGSRRSAGTSRRPSDIGLRRSMDYDQSQNSVSIDDIGFQRFHVDINSISLRSTSLGCLELDDSSIIVDIENLEDIHEESVREKELNM